From the genome of Frateuria soli:
CAGACGGTCAAGGGCATGGACCCGATGGACAACACGAGCAAGGCCCACCTGCCGATCATGCTGTTCGGCGGCGACCGCGACGTGCGCGTACCGCCCTTCCACCCGCGTGATTTCTACAAGGCGGTCAAAGACGTCGTTCCTGCGCAGTACCACGTGATCGCCGACATGCCGCACAGCATGCCGTGGTATCCGCGCCAGCAGCGCGAGACGCTGAGCCTGATCGAGAGCTATCTCGGCAAGGACTGCGGCCTCGCTCGCTGACGTAGTTTTTTCGGCCCGGACTCGCCCGGGCTACATCGGCTCGACCGCAACCTGATGCGGTCGCGGCTTCTTGCGTCAAACTGGGGAAACAAGGGGAAAATTGATGAAAAAGGTTGTCCAACGCGGGCTCCGTCGCCTGCCGCTGGCAGTAGCTGTCATTGCCGCACTGCAGGTCGTGCCCGTGTTCGCACAGGACCAGTCGCCCTCGCCGGCGCAGTCCACCGAATCGACCGGCCAGCCCTCCACGACGGAGAAGGCAAAGAACCTGGAAACGATTACGGTCACCGGCTCGCTGCTGAAGCGGCCCGAGTACGAGACCACCGCCCCGGTGCAGGTGATCGAGATCGAGAACAACATTGCCGCCGGCCAGTTCGACACGGCCGACTTCCTGCAGACCTCGGCTGCCGCGGCCGGCTCCACGCAGATCAACGGCCAGTTCGGCGGTTACATCGTCGAAGGCGGCACCGGCGTGCAGACGGTCAACCTGCGCGGCCTCGGCGCCAACCGCACGCTGATCCTGCTCGATGGCCAGCGGCCGGGTCCGGCGGGCGTGCGCGGCCAGGTGGGCGCGTTCGACCTCAACGTCATTCCGCAGGTGATCCTGTCGCGCATCGAGATCGTCAAGGACGGTTCGTCCTCGATCTACGGTTCCGACGCGCTGTCGGGCGTGGTCAATCTGATCACCAAGAAGAACATCGATCGTCCGGAGATGACCTTCGCGGCGAGCGTGCCGCAGCATGGCGGTGGCGAGCAGTACACCGGCTCGTTCGGCACCGGCTGGAACTTCAAGAACGGCAGCGTCGTGGCCGCCGTGCAGCTGGACAAGCTGGAGGCCCTGGAACTGGGCGACCGCGACTTCCTCAAGTGCAACCGGGACATGGTCTGGGGCACGGACGGACAGCGGATCGATCGCGAGGACCGCTCGATTCTCGCGGGCTCCTCGCTCGCGGGCTGCAACAACCTCTACGCCAACTCGATCATCTGGTACCTCAATTCGCGCGTCCGTTACGTGCCCTCGGCGGACGGCAGCACCGTCGGCCCGTTCCCGGGCTACCACCCGCGTCCGTACCCCACGCCCCGCTACGACACCAACGGCCAGGCGTACTACGAGGACGTGCTGAACTACCCGTTCATGAACGACGCCTACGTCATCAACCAGCGCAAGCGCGCCAGCGTCTACGCGGCGACCGACTTCAGCTTCGGCAGCGTGAACTGGAAGACGCAGTGGCTGTTCAACCACCGCGAGAGCAAGGACCACTCCTACCGCCAGTTCTTCCCGCTGGTCTCCGATGGCCCGATGCAGCCGGACCTGTCCAACGTGTACGAGCCGATCATGCCGTTCCCGGACGACGGCACGGAGAAGGTCAACTACCTCTACGGCACCACCAAGCTGGAAGGCCTGTTCTCCTCGACCGACAGCTGGTCGTGGGAAGTCAATGCCGGCTACAGCCGTTCGAGCGGCGATTACACGCATCGCGACATCGACGTGGCCAAGACCGGCGACCTGAGCTACGACGATTCGGGTGAGGCCTCGGTCGACTACTTCGATCCGGGCATCCTGAGCGGCGAGCGCATGGGCGACCTGGTCAACGCCATCGGCGCCTGGAATACCGGCCACACGCTGTACACCCAGGCCACGGCCAATGCGCTGCTGACCGGCAACCTGTTCACGCTTCCGGCAGGCGACGTCGCCTCAGCCTTCGGTGTGGAATACCGCCACTACAAGATCGACGACGTGCCGAGCGACTTCACCCTCGCCTCCAGGGCCTGGGGCTACACCTCGGCGCAACGGACCCACGGCACGGACAACGTGCGCGAGATCTTCGGCGAGGTGGACGTGCCGCTGCTGAAGGGCATCCCGGCCATCGAGTCGCTCTCGGTCAACATGTCCGGGCGTGTCTTCAAGTACGGCTCGGTGGACAGCCGCGACCAGGTCTGGAAGACCGGTCTGAACTGGCAGATCACCCCGACCTTCCGCATCCGCGGCACGCTCGGCACCTCCTACCGCGCACCTGGCCTGTACGAGCTGTACCTGGGCGACCAGACCGGCTTCCAGTCGCAGACGACCATCGACCCGTGCATCCTGTGGGGCGACAGCACCAACGACCGCCTGCGTGCCAACTGCGCGGCCGCCGGCATCCCCGCCGACTACTCGGCCGGCGGTGCCTCGTCGGCCACGATCCACTCCGGTGGCGGCAAGGGCCATCTGGAAGCGGAGACCTCGCGCGCCAAGTCGCTGGGCTTCGCCTGGTCGCCGGACTTCGCCAACCTCAACCTGGCCGTCGACTACTTCGACTACGACGTGCGTGGCGAGATCACCAACCTGGATGCAGGCGACGTCATTTCCGGCTGCTATCTGTCGTCGGTGTACCCGAACTCGTTCTGCGACCAGATCGTCCGCAAGCCGTCCAGCGATCCGTCGACGCCGTTCATGATCACGGACGTCTATGGTTCCTACATCAACATCAACCGTGAGCGGACCCGCGGCTACGACCTTCAGGTCAACTACGCGAAGGACTTCTCGTTCGGCAAGCTCTCGGCCGATGCGCAGGTGACGTACACGATCGAGGACACCACCCTGCTGTTTTCCACGGCCGAGGCCAGCGGCTTCAGCCGGGAGAACCAGGTCGGCTTCATCGGTCGTCCGAAGACCGTCGGCATCAGCGACCTGAGCCTGGAACGCGGCGACTGGACGTTCGCCTGGCAGGGCCGCTACGTGAGCACGACGTCCGCGATGGACCTGGACCCCACCTTCAACTACTCCGGTTACGCGGGCGCCACACGCGACATCAAGGCAGGCTGGCAGCTGCTCCACAGCGTGTCCGTGGCCTACGAGAAGGGGCACTGGGGAGCGATGTTCGGCGTGCGCAATCTGTTCGACAAAAAGCCGGACCAGATCTCCGCGAGCGCGGGTACCGTGATCGGCAACACGCCGCTCTACGCCTCGCAGTACGACTGGTACGGCCGCACGTTCTTTGCCCGCCTGAACTACAAGTTCTAGGCAAGGACCGTGCGAGCATGGAAGGAGGCGACATTGTCGCCTCCTTTTTTTTCGTCTTCGTTATGGCCGGGCCAATCGTGCAGACGGTCCGGAGAGTTCGACAAAGCCTGGCGACGCCACTGCAATACCCCACGAA
Proteins encoded in this window:
- a CDS encoding TonB-dependent receptor plug domain-containing protein, with the translated sequence MKKVVQRGLRRLPLAVAVIAALQVVPVFAQDQSPSPAQSTESTGQPSTTEKAKNLETITVTGSLLKRPEYETTAPVQVIEIENNIAAGQFDTADFLQTSAAAAGSTQINGQFGGYIVEGGTGVQTVNLRGLGANRTLILLDGQRPGPAGVRGQVGAFDLNVIPQVILSRIEIVKDGSSSIYGSDALSGVVNLITKKNIDRPEMTFAASVPQHGGGEQYTGSFGTGWNFKNGSVVAAVQLDKLEALELGDRDFLKCNRDMVWGTDGQRIDREDRSILAGSSLAGCNNLYANSIIWYLNSRVRYVPSADGSTVGPFPGYHPRPYPTPRYDTNGQAYYEDVLNYPFMNDAYVINQRKRASVYAATDFSFGSVNWKTQWLFNHRESKDHSYRQFFPLVSDGPMQPDLSNVYEPIMPFPDDGTEKVNYLYGTTKLEGLFSSTDSWSWEVNAGYSRSSGDYTHRDIDVAKTGDLSYDDSGEASVDYFDPGILSGERMGDLVNAIGAWNTGHTLYTQATANALLTGNLFTLPAGDVASAFGVEYRHYKIDDVPSDFTLASRAWGYTSAQRTHGTDNVREIFGEVDVPLLKGIPAIESLSVNMSGRVFKYGSVDSRDQVWKTGLNWQITPTFRIRGTLGTSYRAPGLYELYLGDQTGFQSQTTIDPCILWGDSTNDRLRANCAAAGIPADYSAGGASSATIHSGGGKGHLEAETSRAKSLGFAWSPDFANLNLAVDYFDYDVRGEITNLDAGDVISGCYLSSVYPNSFCDQIVRKPSSDPSTPFMITDVYGSYININRERTRGYDLQVNYAKDFSFGKLSADAQVTYTIEDTTLLFSTAEASGFSRENQVGFIGRPKTVGISDLSLERGDWTFAWQGRYVSTTSAMDLDPTFNYSGYAGATRDIKAGWQLLHSVSVAYEKGHWGAMFGVRNLFDKKPDQISASAGTVIGNTPLYASQYDWYGRTFFARLNYKF